In Methylacidiphilum infernorum V4, a single window of DNA contains:
- a CDS encoding CPBP family intramembrane glutamic endopeptidase codes for MDELTQRLIVHYKPLIVGFILLTFLADFLMGLFLFRWKKSGFTPFGEFLSIPFSWWELLAVSLFLFSGILLGVAAGLSIFSIFLVVLLVRFHGYNLSDYLGVSLYDPLKIAVASFWICLSAYLPLQMLAGLSETIGRSLHLPVPRQPAVDLFLHASKPIDIVIILSLILIAAPIGEELLFRGFLYQFLRYHFTRRKAIVISGLIFALLHIHWITFLPLFFFGMILAVVYEFSGSLVLSMAVHFWFNGFTACLLLLAKYG; via the coding sequence GTGGATGAACTGACCCAAAGACTCATCGTTCACTACAAGCCTCTTATCGTCGGCTTCATTTTGCTGACCTTTTTGGCTGACTTCTTAATGGGCCTTTTCCTTTTCCGCTGGAAAAAATCGGGGTTTACTCCCTTTGGGGAGTTTCTCAGTATACCCTTTAGCTGGTGGGAGTTACTGGCCGTCTCTCTTTTTCTTTTTTCAGGAATACTGCTCGGAGTGGCTGCCGGATTAAGCATTTTCTCCATTTTTCTCGTCGTTCTCTTGGTGCGTTTCCACGGTTATAACCTTTCCGATTACCTGGGGGTCTCTTTGTACGATCCACTCAAAATCGCTGTTGCCAGCTTCTGGATATGCCTTTCAGCCTATCTTCCTCTCCAAATGCTTGCCGGATTGAGCGAAACTATTGGCAGATCTTTGCATCTTCCTGTCCCAAGACAACCCGCGGTTGATCTTTTTTTACATGCTTCAAAACCCATTGACATTGTGATTATCTTATCTCTCATCCTCATAGCTGCCCCTATCGGGGAAGAACTCCTCTTCAGAGGATTTCTGTATCAATTTCTGAGGTATCATTTCACCAGGAGAAAAGCCATTGTCATCAGTGGCCTTATTTTTGCCTTGCTCCACATCCACTGGATCACTTTTCTTCCCCTCTTCTTCTTCGGAATGATTTTAGCCGTCGTTTACGAATTCAGCGGTTCTCTGGTCCTCTCGATGGCCGTTCACTTCTGGTTTAACGGTTTTACAGCCTGCCTTCTTCTCTTGGCAAAGTATGGTTAA
- a CDS encoding HU family DNA-binding protein, with the protein MGNLTRRDLVVKVSTKTGLPQQEVAKIFEEILDVFMEVFKKKETIELRNFGVFEVTLRKARIGRNPRNPEKDILIPPRAVIRFKPGKEVKGILNAITKDLLKEEETKKRKKI; encoded by the coding sequence ATGGGGAATTTGACAAGAAGAGATTTGGTTGTCAAGGTTTCGACAAAAACCGGTCTGCCTCAGCAAGAGGTGGCTAAAATCTTTGAGGAGATTCTTGACGTATTCATGGAGGTATTCAAGAAAAAAGAAACCATAGAGCTGCGCAATTTCGGGGTTTTCGAAGTCACCTTGAGAAAGGCTAGGATTGGCCGAAACCCAAGGAATCCTGAAAAGGACATCCTGATACCTCCAAGGGCGGTTATTCGGTTTAAACCGGGGAAAGAAGTCAAGGGGATTCTCAATGCGATTACAAAGGATCTCCTAAAGGAAGAAGAAACAAAGAAGAGAAAAAAGATTTAA
- the sppA gene encoding signal peptide peptidase SppA: protein MNKKGGCFTVFLVLILGFSLLLNLVFLSILQSKKGAIAPVPLEEEFVSGDFSTKDSKIALIHLRGLISQDEAGSFTQNSVEDIKVQLKAAREDKKVKGIIVAINSPGGEVNASDVIYHEIRLTRNVKPVVIYMESMAASGGYYSAVGGSYLMANDLTITGSIGVIMESFLVKDLMDKVGIKAFVFKSGKMKDLLNPTREMTPEEQAFVQGLIDEAYNKFISIVSKERHIDINKLKSNLADGRIFMGEDALKNGLIDGLGYFEDAFNKCKELSKVQSARLIRYVPPFKISNLFRLFSKGMTPKIELGYPAVRFPLSSGQLYYLYPQAFGLSS, encoded by the coding sequence ATGAATAAGAAAGGTGGCTGTTTTACGGTTTTTTTAGTTTTGATCTTAGGCTTTAGTCTTCTTTTAAACCTCGTTTTTTTATCGATTTTGCAATCTAAAAAGGGAGCAATCGCCCCCGTTCCCTTAGAAGAAGAATTCGTGAGCGGGGATTTTAGCACGAAAGATTCCAAAATCGCCCTTATCCATCTCCGCGGACTTATAAGTCAGGATGAAGCGGGGAGTTTTACTCAAAACAGTGTCGAAGACATAAAAGTTCAACTCAAAGCCGCCCGGGAAGACAAAAAAGTCAAAGGAATAATTGTGGCTATTAATTCTCCCGGTGGAGAAGTCAACGCCAGCGATGTCATTTACCATGAAATTCGACTGACCCGCAACGTAAAACCCGTCGTTATTTACATGGAATCGATGGCCGCTTCAGGAGGGTATTATTCGGCCGTCGGAGGATCCTATCTCATGGCCAATGACTTGACGATTACAGGGAGCATTGGTGTAATCATGGAATCGTTCCTTGTTAAGGACTTAATGGACAAGGTGGGCATTAAAGCTTTCGTGTTTAAGTCGGGAAAAATGAAAGACCTGCTCAATCCCACGAGGGAAATGACTCCCGAAGAACAAGCTTTTGTCCAAGGGCTCATCGATGAAGCCTATAACAAATTTATATCGATTGTATCTAAAGAAAGGCATATCGACATCAACAAGCTTAAAAGCAACCTTGCCGATGGAAGGATCTTCATGGGAGAGGATGCTCTAAAAAACGGGTTAATCGACGGCCTCGGCTATTTTGAAGATGCTTTTAACAAGTGCAAAGAACTCTCCAAGGTGCAATCCGCCCGTCTCATTCGCTATGTTCCTCCATTTAAGATATCGAACCTGTTCCGGTTGTTCTCCAAGGGGATGACGCCGAAAATCGAACTGGGCTATCCGGCGGTTCGTTTTCCTTTATCCTCAGGACAGCTCTACTACTTATATCCACAAGCTTTTGGATTAAGTTCGTAA
- a CDS encoding class I tRNA ligase family protein: MPDSFFITTAIDYVNGSPHLGHAYEKILADAIARYYRNRGYAVFFLTGVDEHGQKVQQSAEKEKMEVKKFCDIQAEKFLQLWEKLQIHYDAFARTTQPSHVQYVRHALQKLADKGLIYFKEHEGYYSLRQEQFVTEKDLVDGKWPEIYGEVIKTKEPNYFFRLSAFSEWLKSYVRDNENWFIPQSKRKELLGALERPLADLCISRPVSRLSWGIPLPFDENYVTYVWFDALLNYVSFARKEGDNQGWWPAQLHVIGKDIFIPAHAIYWPIILKALELEQPRHFLIHGWWMNKGAKMSKSLGNFIDPLPYLEIFGADALRYYLLREMAFGQDADFADDKIWARYNSDLCNDLGNLVQRITVMIHKYRSGVIPSCSETMMEENEKELLDRDLFEKYCLSFEKYDIAQALQEIWQHIKKLNRYIENNAPWSLAKNSKQSQRLDCILLASSICLKRYALLIDPVMPQTANKILSLLNIETQPWKLDDLFFAMDLAGKEISAPSPLFPRKVSS, translated from the coding sequence ATGCCTGATTCCTTTTTCATCACCACAGCTATCGATTATGTCAACGGCTCCCCGCACCTTGGTCATGCCTATGAAAAAATCCTGGCCGATGCCATCGCCCGCTATTACCGAAACCGGGGATATGCCGTTTTTTTTCTTACAGGGGTTGATGAACATGGACAAAAAGTCCAGCAATCTGCTGAAAAAGAAAAAATGGAGGTAAAAAAATTTTGTGATATCCAAGCCGAAAAGTTTCTTCAGCTGTGGGAAAAACTCCAGATCCATTATGATGCTTTCGCTCGAACGACCCAGCCTTCCCACGTTCAATATGTGCGTCATGCTCTTCAAAAACTGGCCGACAAAGGACTCATTTATTTCAAAGAACACGAAGGCTACTACAGCTTAAGACAAGAACAATTTGTCACAGAAAAAGATTTAGTCGACGGGAAATGGCCGGAGATCTACGGAGAAGTCATTAAAACCAAAGAACCAAACTACTTCTTTAGACTGTCGGCATTCTCAGAATGGTTGAAAAGTTATGTAAGAGACAACGAAAATTGGTTTATTCCCCAATCAAAAAGAAAAGAGCTATTGGGAGCCTTGGAAAGGCCCTTAGCCGACCTCTGCATATCAAGACCCGTCAGCAGGCTTTCTTGGGGAATTCCCCTGCCTTTCGATGAAAATTATGTTACCTATGTCTGGTTTGATGCCTTACTGAACTACGTTTCTTTTGCCAGAAAAGAGGGTGACAATCAAGGCTGGTGGCCAGCCCAACTCCATGTAATCGGAAAAGATATTTTTATTCCCGCCCATGCTATTTATTGGCCGATTATTCTCAAGGCCCTGGAACTAGAACAACCTAGGCATTTCTTAATTCATGGATGGTGGATGAACAAGGGAGCAAAGATGAGCAAATCTTTAGGCAATTTCATCGATCCCCTCCCCTACCTGGAAATTTTTGGAGCCGATGCCCTGCGTTATTATCTTTTAAGAGAAATGGCTTTCGGCCAGGATGCCGATTTTGCAGATGATAAAATTTGGGCTCGATATAACAGCGATCTGTGCAATGACCTAGGCAATCTCGTCCAAAGAATCACGGTGATGATCCACAAATATCGATCGGGAGTCATTCCTTCATGCTCGGAAACGATGATGGAGGAAAATGAAAAAGAACTTCTCGATCGAGACCTGTTCGAAAAATATTGCCTTAGTTTTGAAAAATATGACATAGCACAGGCCTTGCAGGAAATATGGCAGCACATAAAAAAGCTAAACAGGTACATAGAGAACAATGCACCCTGGTCCTTGGCAAAAAATTCCAAGCAATCTCAACGATTGGATTGCATTCTTTTAGCCTCCAGCATTTGCCTCAAAAGGTATGCCCTTCTTATCGATCCCGTCATGCCCCAAACCGCCAACAAAATACTTTCATTGCTGAATATTGAAACCCAACCCTGGAAACTCGACGACCTTTTCTTTGCCATGGACCTAGCCGGCAAGGAAATATCGGCTCCCAGCCCGTTGTTTCCTCGAAAGGTTTCCTCATGA